Sequence from the Streptomyces sp. NBC_00440 genome:
GCGCGGTGTACGAGGGAGTGGGCGCCGACGCGTCCGCCGTGACCGGGAGCGCGCTGCCCTTCCTGGGCGGGGCGCCGTACGCCGGGGGCGCGCTGAAGACCGTCGTCTTCGCCGCCCAGCCCTCCGTCCCCGCCTCCCGCGATGGCCGTACCTATCTGCTGCGCCGCCTGGTCGAACACGCCCGGCTGCACCCGGACCGCGAGGTGCTGCTCAAGCTCCGTTCCCAGCCGGGCGAGCACACCACGCACATCGAGGAACTGCCCTACCAGAAGCTGGCCGAGAAGCTCCCCGGCGGACTCCCCGCCAACTTCCGTCTGGTGTACGGGCACATGGGCGATGTGCTGGACCGCACGGACCTGCTGGTCACGGTCTCCTCGACCGCGGCCCTGGAGTCCCTGCACCGGGGGATCCCCACCGCAGTCCTCACCGACCTCGGTATCCGCGAGGCGCTCGGCAACCACCACTTCCTCGGCTCGGGCTGCTTCGCCTCCTGGGACCAGCTGGACTCCGGCGCGAGCCCGGCGGCCGATCCCGCCTGGCTGGCCCGCCAGGGGGTGGCAGCCGGTGGTCCCGCCTCCGGGGGCGGCTCGTACGACACGGCTTTCGACGCCGTACGCGAACGGATCGCGCGGCTGCTCCTGGCGCCTCAACTCCCGCCGATCGAGCCCTACTACACCCACGTCACCGCGCCCGGATACCTCCCCGGCATCCTCGCCCGCTACCGCCTGGACGCCGCCCCGGCCGCCGAGACCGGCGGTGTACGGCGAGTGGTGCGCGACGCCGTGCGGGACGCGGCGCGCGGGGCGTACCGCCACGGAGTCCAGCGCGTGGCCCCCGTCATCCGCCGCATGGGAGAACTGTGATGCCCACCGAAGCCGCTGAAGCCGCTGAAGTCGCTGAAACCACTGGAGCCACCGGGGCCGCTGAACCGGCCGGGCCGGCCAGGACCGATCGGCCCGCACACCCCGCAACCCCGGCCAGGGCTCCCCGGGTCCTGGCCGTGATCCCGGCTCGCGGGGGATCCAAGGGCGTGCCCGCAAAGAACCTCGAAGCGGTCGGCGGCGTACCACTGGTGGCCCGCGCGGTCCGCGCCTGCCTCGGCGCCCGCCAGGTCACCGACGTCGCCGTGTCGACGGACGACGAGCGGATCGCGACGGCGGCGCGCGAGGCCGGCGCCGACGTGGTGCTGCGCCCCGCCGAGATCGCCGGGGACACCGCGACCAGCGAGGCGGCCGTGCTGCACGCGCTCGACGCGTACCCCGGAACGGATGTCGTGCTGCTCGTGCAGTGCACCAGCCCCTTCCTCACCAGCGAGGAGATCGACGGAGTGGCGGCCGCGGTCGCCGGAGGCGGCGCGGACACCGCGCTCACCGTCGCCCCCACACACGGCTTCATCTGGCGCGAGGAGCAGCGCGCCGACGCCGACGGCGGCGGCACGGACACCGCCGGGGTCAACCACGACAAGGCGTTCCGCCCCCGCCGCCAGGACCGCCCGCAGGACTACCTGGAGACCGGCGCGGCCTACGCCATGAACGCCGGCGGCTTCCGCGCCGCCCGGCACCGCTTCTTCGGCGAGACCGCCCTGGTCCGTACCGACCCGGCCCGCGTCCTGGAGATTGACGACCCGCACGACCTGGCCCGCGCCCGCGCCCTCGCGCCGCTCCTGGACGTCCGTACGCTGCCGGGCCGCGACGACGTCGACGCCGTCGTCCTGGACTTCGACGGCACCCAGACCGACGACCGCGTCCTCATCGACTCGGACGGCCACGAGATCGTCGCCGTCCACCGCGGCGACGGCCTCGGTATCGCGGCGCTCCGCGACACCACGGACCTCAAGATCCTGATCCTCTCCACCGAGCAGAACCCGGTCGTCGCGGCACGCGCCCGCAAGCTGCGGGTGCCCGTGCTGCACGGCATCGACCGCAAGGACCTCGCACTCAAGCAGTGGTGCGAAGAACAGGGTGTCGCGCCCGAGCGCGTGCTCTACGTCGGCAACGACGTGAACGACCTGCCGTGCTTCGGCCTCGTCGGGTGGCCCGTCGCGGTCGCCCAGGCCCACGACGCCGTACGCGGCGCCGCACGCGCGGTCACCACCACCCCCGGCGGCGAGGGCGCGATCCGCGAGATCGCCGCCTGGCTCCTGGGCCCCACCCTCAACAAGTAAGGAATCCCCCTCATGAGCACCACCCGCCTCCGTACCCTCGGCACCAAGACCGCGGGC
This genomic interval carries:
- a CDS encoding DUF6716 putative glycosyltransferase → MQASTSDVLRVAVIADSDTRWKWGALTARRLSVGEAELSGFLLRGRATPTPRQLAEVGAGVDTAAVREVTGAEFLRAVEQDGYDVVVLALVGGAVQAMLHGLAALGSPGAAAGTAADGTSAAGTSVVGTSAAGTAAVSKSARRPVVVTGYVGVVYEKLADGLLLRHGADVVLANSLHDAERFRAVYEGVGADASAVTGSALPFLGGAPYAGGALKTVVFAAQPSVPASRDGRTYLLRRLVEHARLHPDREVLLKLRSQPGEHTTHIEELPYQKLAEKLPGGLPANFRLVYGHMGDVLDRTDLLVTVSSTAALESLHRGIPTAVLTDLGIREALGNHHFLGSGCFASWDQLDSGASPAADPAWLARQGVAAGGPASGGGSYDTAFDAVRERIARLLLAPQLPPIEPYYTHVTAPGYLPGILARYRLDAAPAAETGGVRRVVRDAVRDAARGAYRHGVQRVAPVIRRMGEL
- a CDS encoding acylneuraminate cytidylyltransferase produces the protein MAVIPARGGSKGVPAKNLEAVGGVPLVARAVRACLGARQVTDVAVSTDDERIATAAREAGADVVLRPAEIAGDTATSEAAVLHALDAYPGTDVVLLVQCTSPFLTSEEIDGVAAAVAGGGADTALTVAPTHGFIWREEQRADADGGGTDTAGVNHDKAFRPRRQDRPQDYLETGAAYAMNAGGFRAARHRFFGETALVRTDPARVLEIDDPHDLARARALAPLLDVRTLPGRDDVDAVVLDFDGTQTDDRVLIDSDGHEIVAVHRGDGLGIAALRDTTDLKILILSTEQNPVVAARARKLRVPVLHGIDRKDLALKQWCEEQGVAPERVLYVGNDVNDLPCFGLVGWPVAVAQAHDAVRGAARAVTTTPGGEGAIREIAAWLLGPTLNK